A region of the Thermoanaerobaculum aquaticum genome:
CGCCGCTTTACGATTTCGTGGCGGAGGATGGCATTGGCCACACGGTGTGGGTGGTGCCGTCCGAGCTCGCCGCAAACCTGCAACAGGCTTTCCAGCAGGTGCCGGCCCTTTACGTGGCCGATGGCCATCACCGTACCGCGGCGGCAGCCCGGGTGGGGCGGGAACGCAAGGCCAAGAACCCCCAGCACCGCGGGGACGAGCCCTACAACTACTTCATGGCCGTGCTTTTCCCCCACAACCAGCTGCAAATCTTGGACTACAACCGCGTGGTGAAAGACCTGGGCGGGCTTTCGCCTGAGGCTTTTCTCAGCAAAGTGGCAGAAAAATTCAGGGTGGAAAAGGCCAGCAGTGGGCGTCCCGAAAAGCGGCACCAGTTTGGCATGTACCTCCAAGGGCAGTGGTACCGTCTTGAAGCCGTTCCCGGAAGCTTCCGGGAGGACGACCCCATCGGCAGCCTGGACGTTTCCATCCTGCAGGAAAACCTCCTGGCGCCGGTTTTGGGGATCACCGACCCGCGTACCGACAAGCGCATTGACTTCATCGGCGGCATCCGGGGCCTTTCCGCCCTGGAGCAACGGGTGGCGGAAGGCTGGGCGGTGGCTTTTGCCCTCTACCCCACATCCTTGGAGCAAGTGATGGCGGTGGCCGATGCCGGCCTCATCATGCCGCCCAAGTCCACATGGTTTGAACCCAAGCTGCGGTCCGGGCTTTTGGTCCGCACCTTGGACACCTGGTAATTGCCGGTTCGCCGGCAGGAAAGGAGAAGCACCATGCTCATCCTCATCTGTGATGCGTTTGATCCCTCCTTGCCCGACAAGCTCCGCCGTTTTGGCGAGGTCACCGAAGACCCCAACCGCTTGCCGGAAGCGGAGGTGGCCCTCGTGCGGTCCAAGACCAAGTGCACCGCCGAGTGGATGGCCCAGGCCCGCAAGCTCAAGCTCATCATCCGTGGGGGCGTGGGCATGGACAACATTGACCTGGAAGCCGCCAAGGCCCGCGGCATCAAGGCGGTGAACACCCCGAAGGCTTCCGCCGTGGCGGTGGCTGAGCTCACCATGGCCCTCATGCTGGCGTTGCCCAACCGCCTGGTGGAGGCCCATAACTCCATGAAGGAAGGTAAGTTCCTCAAAAAGGAGATCAAGCGCACCGAGCTTTTGGGCAAGACCCTGGGGCTTGTGGGCATCGGCAACATCGGTCACGAGGTGGCGGTGCGGGCGCGGGCCTTTGGCATGCGGGTTTTGGCCTACGACCCTTACGTGAAGCAATCCCAATCGGCCATCTTGGTGGCAAGCCTCAAGGAGCTTTTGCCGCAGGCAGATTACGTGTCGCTCCATGTGCCGCTCACCGAAGAAACCAAGGGCCTCATCAACAAGCAGACGCTTTCTCTCATGAAAGACGGGGCCTACCTCATCAACACCGGACGGGGCAAGTGCGTGGTGGAGGAAGACGTGGCCGAAGCGCTGCGTAGCGGCAAGCTCGCCGGCTATGCCACCGACGTGTACTCTTCCGAGCCCCCGGAACCCGGAAACCCGCTTTTGTCCGCGCCAAACACCCTGCTCACACCGCACATTGGCGCCTCTTCCAAGGAAAACCTTTTGCGCATCGGTGACGAAGTGGTCAAGATTCTGGAGGAATACACCGGCAAGCGGGCGTAAGCTTGCCAAGGAGGCCGATATGAACCGTGCCCACAACTTCAACCCAGGTCCTGCCGCCCTCCCCCTGGAGGTGCTGCAAAAAGTCCAAAGCGAGCTTTTGGATTTTGCCGGTACCGGCATGTCCATTTTGGAGGTGTCCCACCGCTCCAAGGACTACGAAGCGGTGCACAACGCCGCCCAAAGCTTGATGCGCGAGCTCTTGGGAATCCCCGAAAACTACCACATCCTGTTCCTCGGCGGAGGCGCCTCGCTGCAGTTTTCCATGGTGCCCATGAACCTCCTGGGCCCTGGGGTGTCCGCGGACTACGTGATCACCGGTGCCTGGTCGCAAAAGGCTTTTAAGGAAGCCAAGCTGGTGGGAAACCCGCGAGTTGCCGCTACCACCGAGGAAGACGGCAAGTTCACCCGCATCCCCAAGCAGGAAGAGCTGCAACTGGACCCCCAGGCTCGTTATGTGCACATCACCTCCAACAACACCATCTTCGGCACGCAGTGGCACACCTTCCCCAACACCGGCAACGTCCCCATCGTCGCCGATATGTCCTCCGATTTCCTCTGGCGCCCCTTCGACATCAAACCCTTCGGCCTCATTTACGGCGGGGCGCAAAAGAACCTGGGGCCGGCGGGTGTCACGGTGGTCATCATCCGCGATGACCTCCTTGCCCTCTGCCGCGAAGACATTCCCATCATCCTGCGTTTCAAAACCCACGCCAAGGACAATTCGCTGTACAACACCCCACCGGTTTTTGCCATTTACATCGTCAAGCTGGTTCTGGAATGGATCAAGGAAAAGGGCGGCCTGGCCTGGATGGAGCAAGAAAACCGGGCCAAAGCCGCGAGAATTTACGGGGTCATTGACTCCTACCCCGAGTTTTACCGCGCTCCGGTGGCCAAGGACTCCCGTTCCTTTATGAACGCGGTGTTCCGCTTGCCCAGTGAGGAACTGGAAAACAAGTTCCTGGAAGGCGCCAAGGCCCACCGCTTCGTAGGGCTGAAAGGCCACCGCTCGGTGGGGGGAATCCGCGTTTCCATGTACAACTACGTGCCGAAAAGCTCGGTGGAAGAGCTGGCCCGCTACATGGAGGAGTTCGCCCGGGCCCATGCCTGACCCTGCCAGAAGAAATCACCAGGGGCGGGATTGCTCCCGCCCTTTTTTATTTGGCCTCTTTTGTCCAGTCAATTTCGCTGCCAAGCGCCGAATGGGGAATGGCAAAAACCGCCAAGGTCAGCACCGCCGCCACCAGCACCGGCCAGCGACGCGCCCCCTGGCTGCGAACGGCCGCCCAAACCCAGGCCAGCACCACCGCCAACGTCTTGGTGTCGGTGAGGTCCTGGCCCACGGGAAAACCCGTCCAGTAGGCACCAAACGCTGCCTTTTGCACCAGCGGACCCATCACCAGCCCACCAAAAGCCAAAAGCAAAAGCGTTGGCCAAACGTACCGCCGGGGCTCCTCCTCACCGAAAACCACGGCAAAACCGGCACGGTTGGCGGTGAGCATCCCCAAAAACATCGCCACAATATGGGGGAGCAAAAGCCCCAGGGGCACATGACCCTTAAACCGCACCACCACGGGCTCGGGAGGCACCGCCGACCTGCCCCCCATGATCCCATCCCGCGCCAGCATGAACTGGTAAGCCAGCTTCCCCGCCGGGGGTTGTTCGGGGAGAAACGCCGAAAGCTCGTTCCCCTCCCGGGCCAGGGCCAGAAGCTGCCAGTCATCGTGGCTGGGCACCCGCCGGCAGCGCACAAAGCCGGTCACCGGCCCCCCTTCAACGGTCACCGAAACTTGCAGGTCTTTGCCTACCTCGGCAGAACGGGGCAAGCGAAACCGCACCTTCTCTCCGGTTAAAATCGTCACCTCGCCCTTGATCGGCCAGGTAGGCCCGGAAAGGCGTTGCCACACCGCTGCGGCTGCCGTCAGCAGAAATGCCAAAACCCAAAGCGCGGTCTTCTTCATAGCGGCGCATTCTGCCACGAACACCGCCGCAGTGGCTACAATGCCGCCGGGAGGGAGCATGGAGCAGGCACTGCAGGACAAATTCGCACCGGAAACCCGCTGTTTTGGCTGTGGTCCTTCCAACCCCAAGGGCTTGCACATCAAAAGCTTTCCCGAAGGCGATGGGCTTGTATGCCGGTTCACCCCCGAAGAGCACCACGAGGGCTTTCCGGGCTTTCTCAACGGCGGCATCATCGGCACCCTCTTCGACTGCCACATGAACTGGACCGCCGCTTACTTCCTCATGAAGCGGGACAACCTCCCCTCGCCCGCCCCCACCGTCACCGCCGAGTTTTCCGTGCAGCTTCTAAAACCCACACCTTCCCGCCAAGAGCTCCTCATTCGCGCCAGGGTTGTGGAGGCCCAAGGCCGGCGGGTCAAGGTGGAAGGGGAGCTTGTGGCCTCCGGCGAGGTCACCGCCCGCGCCTCCGGCACCTTCGTAGCCGTCAAGCAAGGCCACCCCGCCTGGGGGAGGTGGTGAAAGGGCAGGCGCAACGTTGCTGTGAGAAGCGATTCTAGACGGCGATTTGGCTACCGCTCCGGCTGTGTTACCCGATCTTCTAAGCAGTCTTGCGCCCTCGCACCATGCCCACGAGGTAATTCCAGCGAAAATCAAAATCCCAAAGCTTCTGGCGGTAGCTCTTGGCGGGTAGCAGCAACGTCAAAGCCCGGGCGGCGCAGGCCAGCAGCGGCTTGACCATGAAGATCCACACGAGCTCCGGGTGCCGGCGGACCACCAGCCTGGCCCCCGCTCCCGCCATGCGTGCACGGGACCGGAAGTCCTTCGGCCCCGTGTACGGGTGGTCGTGAAAGCAAACAGCGTCGGGGAGGTACAGGATTTTCCATCCCCGCCGCCAAAGGCGATAGCCCCACTCGCTGTCCTCCGCTGCCGCCCCTGGGAAGCCCTCATCCAGCGGCTCGTCCAAGACCCACGACCGCGGAACCGAAAGGTTGGTTGTCCAACAGGCATCCCAGGGGATGACTTCGTAAGGCTTGAGCCTGGAGAAGTTGAACTGATGTCCGGCAGGGGCCAGCCACCGCATGTAGGGAGTTACGGGGGCCTCCGGGTCCCAAACCGTGAACCCAAGGGCGCCCGCTGGACCAAACTTCACATGCGCCTCCCAGTGGGCGCGCAAACACGCCGGGTGCGGCCTGGTATCGTCGTTAACAAACAAAACCGTCGGTGCATGAGCCACCCGGCAGCCCAAATTGCGGGCGGCAGCAGCACCAAGCCGTGGCTGGGCCACAACCACCAATGGAAAAGACCACGGCCTTTTCAAAGCTTCGCGGGTTGCTGGGTCCTCGCCGTCCAGAACCACCACCACCTCGAAAGATGGCGTTCCCTCAGCCATTTCTCCTAGAGCTTGCAGTGTGCTGGCGAGCTTGGCGGCCCTCCCGGCCGTTGGAATCACCACGCTGAGTTCCACACCACCGTTAGCCATTTCCGGCATAACTTTCAGCTTTTTGCCCCTGATCTTCCGTCCACCCCTTTCCCAATTTGCGGGAACAGACCAGCTGCCAGCACACAGATCGCCGGCGCTAGCGGATAGCGGTAACGGTCCATTACCCCCGCGATCAGGAATGGTGCCGAGTAGGCCAACGAGAAGGCGACTACTAGCCACCACGCCGGAGTTTTACGGAGAAAGCCCACCACCGCACCCACCAACAACAAACAACCCGGTACAAACCAAAGGACCCTTTTAGCCCACAAACGAGCACCGGGCCGATCCCAACTCTTCGTATCGTACAAAAAATAGAACGAAAGCATCCGCCGCATCGTATTCCCAAGGAACTTGGCCGTGGAGAAATTTGCAAGCATCTCCCTCAACTTTGACCGCACGTACCTTACCTCACCCAGGTCTCGATATTTACGGAACTCACTTGCACTTTGGCTGGGGTGATACTTGGCGAGAACCCGCTCGGTAAGAATCCCGCCTGCCTCTGGCGCGTTTCCCAAATACAACTCAAATCCAGCGTTCGACTTAACCGGAACCCAAATACCCAGCCAACCCCTTTGCCACAGGACGTATGGGGCCACCAACGCCCCTGCCACAAAACACACAACACATAGGTCCAATCCCTGCTTGCTTGTTCTTTTCGATAGCGCTGTAACCAACCAGGCACCAAGCGCGCACAGAATGAACCCCGGGAAAAGCAGGATAGAGGCTCCTGCAACGGCTCCAAGAATTGCCGCCTTTGGCACCCCGGGACGGCGGTAGTACAAAACAGAGGCCGCCAATAGCATGGCAAAGCCTAAGGTAACAAAGTTAAAGTCAAGGTGTCCGGTTACGCGGAAAATCCAGGCATCGTAGGGCAGAACCGCAAACAACAGCGCTGCCATAAGCGCCCTATCGACGGATCCAAAAAGCACCTTCGTAACCCAGTAGACCGTTAAGCAGATGAGTGCGGAACATAACAAAGAAACCATGAAGACAGCGAAAATTGATTCAAAAGAAAAACATCCAAACACTGCAAACGCCGCAGCGAAAGGAACAACGACACCTGGAGCAATCCAAGCTGTAGGCCCCGATTGCGCACCAAAGGGATCGGAAAAGCCTCGATCTTTGCAAACCAGGGCGCAAGCTATACTAGAGGCTTCCCAGCCAAAAGGGTGTAAATAGGGCTCATCGCTCTGAACGAAACGGTCCAGGAGCTCTTGTCGTTTCGGAAAAAAATAACCGTAATGCTCAGGAATTGAATAGGACAGGAAGAGGAGACGAACGAGAACTGCCAGCGCCGTTATCGCAAAAATGGAAACCCTTGCGCGCACGTTGCAATATTACTCCATTTGATGGGTTATGGGCCCATCACTATGATGAGCCCAAGAAACTCGCAAGACCTGTGCCGGACGAAAGCGCTGGTAACGGTGGTTGGGCTAAAGCGAGCTATGTCTTATCCGGACAGACTCAAAAAAGCGTAGCAGCAAGGCGGTCAGGCGATCCGGTTGTTCCAACGGCACCAAGTGACCGGATTGGGGGACGGTTTCCAGGTGAGCCTGGGGGAGTTTGTTTGCTACAAACTCTGCCATTTGGTGAAATTCCGGGATGTCGTGTTCGCCGCGAATCACCAGCACCGGGCAGGAAATGTCCTGCAGGCGTTCGGTGAGCTTCCAGTCGCGATCGGGGGCGTCTTTTTCGGTGGCGAGGTACTCGCCAGCCGGAAAATTAAAAACAATTGTTTCGAGTTTTTCGCGGGATTTGGGGTTTTCCCAGGCGGAACGCAAAAGCGGATGGGAAAGCCAGAGCTCCTGGGCTGCGTGCTTGACGCCTTTTTCGCGAATGGCTTGAGCCAAGCGCTTGAAAAAAGCCCAGAATTCGCCAGGCAAAGGGTAGTCAGGTACCAGCGGGCCCACCAGCACCAGGGAACGCACGAGGCTGGAAAAGCGCAGGGCCGCTTCCAGCGCAATGCCGCCGCCTTTGGAAAGCCCCACCACGTGCGCCGGGACGGCGTCTAGCTTTTCCAAAACCACCCGCAGATCGGCGGCGTGGTCACCCCAACGGTAGCCCCCCGGCGGTGACGAGGAACGGCCATGCCCGCGCTGGTCGTACCGAACGACGCGAAAGCCGGCGTCCACAAGCGCCGGCACAAGGTCGTCAAAAACCGTCAGGTCCAGGGAATGGCCGTGGAGCAAGACCACTGGCTCTCCCTGCCCTTCCACGACCACCCGCAAACGCACCCCGGGGGCAACGTCCAGGTCCATCACCGCACCCAGAAGGAAAAGCTTACCGCCCGCTCCAGCTCGTTGCCGGAGGCATCCTCCACGGCATCGGCATCCAGGGTGGCGTGCACCTTTTCACCGCTTACCTGCGTTTGGCTTTCCCACACCACCCACCAGCGGCTCGCATCGTAGCTGGCCACTCCCGGAATGAGGCCGGAGCGCTCGCCCAAAACCCGCAGCTTTTGCGGGTCGAGAGAAGTGGGAGACAAACGTTCAGAAAAAACCCAGACGAGCTTCAGGCGCCCCGGGGGCACCTGGGCGCCCGCCGCCGGAAAGTGGGAGGTCACCACCGGTGCGGCGCGGTCGGCAGCTTCCGGGTAAGCGGCGGCCCATTCCCAGGTGAGGTGAAAGGCCACATCCACAAGCTCCGGTGGGGGCAAGGGCGGCTCGGGGAGGTCCGCATCCTTCAGCCACTTGGAAAGGGCCACGGCCACCACTGCCACCACCACTACGCCAGCCACCACCAAAGCCACCGGCATGTGCTCCAGCACCGCCTGCACCTGCACCATTTCCCCGGCCTGGAGGTTGAACTTCTTGGGCTTTTCCGAAAGCGGGACCACCCTGCCAGCTTCGTCCAGGCGGGCGGGGAAGCGCAGGCGGTAGCGCCCCGGGGGAAGGCCGGTGAGCGACCAGCGGGGGGCCAAGGAGCGAAAAACCGGCTGCCAGCGCCCGTGCTCCCGCCGCTCCAGCTCGGATAAAACCCCCGCCGGACCGGGTTCGCCCTTCCGCCGGGCAGCATCGTCGACAAACACCACCACCGCGACTCCGGCTTCCGGGCGTCGTCCCTTTTGGCTTTGGGTTTGCACGGAAAGGCAACCGGAAAGCTGAAAGGCCAAAAAGACCGCCAGAACACGGGCGGCCAAGGGCCTCACACCCCCTCCCGAATTACCTCCACCTCGCCTGGCAAAACCAGCTTTTCTTCCGGCTGCCACACCCGCCGCACCCCCACCTCCAGGGGAAGCCCTCCCAGCCTCAAGCCCGACGTGGTGGCTTCCACCACCCAACCTTCGGGGGTGGGGTCGGCCAGGCCGCAGTCCCCCACCTCCGGGTGCAGCAGCGAAAGGGGGAGCCGTTGCAGCACCCACAGTGCCTTTTTGCCGGCCGCCACGCCTTCTGCAAACTCCACCCAAAGGGCCAGGACCTCGCCCTCCGGGGATTGCACCAGCCGGTACACCCCCTTGGTGGCACCCCGGGCCACCACCAGGCTTCCCTCCAGGCGGATGGGAGCCGACTCCCCCCGGGCGAGGGTGACGCCGTCCAGGGTGATGCCGTGGGTTCCCAGGCAAAAGGCCTCCAGGCCCTGGGCACCAATGCGGAACTCCACATGCCCGGCGCGGGAGATGCTTTGCGCCAGAAGCAAAAGCGCCGAGTCCTCGGCCACCTTTTCCAGAGGCGGCGCCAGGTCCACGTGGTTGCCAAACTGCGTAAAGCTGCCCCTTCCCAAGCGCATGACCGGTCCCAAAACCACGGTTACCGGCTGATCCTGCACCCGGAAGGTCTCCACCACCTGCAGCTTGCCCTGCGGCTTGACGAAGCCCACCGGGGCCGCCACCACCACCCCGCCCAGCAGGCTTTCCAGGGCCTCCACCACGGTGAGGCGGGCGGCAAAGGAAAGCTCGGGTTTTTTCAAGAAGCCCAAAAGCGCCTTGACCGCCTCCGGGGTTTTTCCGGGGGTGGCTTGGGCGCGCTCCCGCTCCAGCCGCACGTAGTGCTCCACCACCTCCTCCCCGGGGAGCTCCTCGGCCACCCGGTCCAAAAAGCTCTGGGCGGCGGTGAAATCCCGGTCCTCCAAAAGCTTCTTGAAGGTGGACGCCAACCGCTGGCGCAAGCCCGCCTGGGCTCGGTGGGCCAGCTCCGAAAGCTCCCGCTCCAGGCTGGAGCTCAGCGACAACAGCCCCCTTTGCGCTTTGGCCTTTTGCGCCAGCGACAGCACCAGCTCGTAAGGGGGGTAGGTTTGCTCTAAGAGGGTTTCCGCCCATTCCTTGAGCTGCTTTCCGGAAACCTTGTTGCGGGCCTTGCGGTCGCGGACGTTTTGGTCGTAGCCAGCCTCCACGTCCCGCAGCTGGGCCAAAAACTCCAGCGCCGAAGCCGGCCGCAGGTCGGGGTCCCCCAGGCACTTTTGCAAGAGCTCGTCCATGGCCAGTGGCATGTAGTCCACCATGTCGGAAAGGAGATCGGGAGCGGTCCAGCGGGGATAGGGAATGCCGGCAAAGGCTTCGTAGGCCAAAAGCGCCAGCTGGTAGACGTCGGCGTTGGGCTCCACGGTTTCCCCATCGGAAGCCAACCGTTCGGGAGGGGCCCAGGGGGCTGTGGCCCACGCTCCAAAGCCCAGAAGCTCCGTCCGCCGCCGCAGCCGCGGAGGCACGCCAAGGCCAATGAGGGTGGCGTTTTGCTTGCGGTCCAAGACCACCAGGCTGGGGCGCAGCTCCCCGTGCACCACCCCGGTGGCGTGCACCGCCGCCAGGGCCGCCGCCACCTGCCCCACCACGTGAAAGGCTTGCTCCGCCGGCAGGCCCTGCCCTCGACCCTGCAGCATGTGCTTGAGGGTGGCACCCCCCACCCAGGGGCTTTCCGCAAACAGCAGCTCGAAGTTATCGGCGGTCAAGAGGCTTCCCGCCTCCAAAAGGCGCGCCAGGCGGGCGTGCTCCACCCTGGCGCAGGCCTGCGCCCAGGCCAGGAAAAGCTCCCGGTCCGCTTCTTCCGCCGCCAGCTCCGGGCGCAACAGGCGCAGGGCTACTTCCTTGCCCTCGGCGCAGCGGGCCCGCACCACCCATCCGGTGCGGGTGGTGTGCACCGGGCCCAAGAACACAAACCGCCCCTCCTTATCCAGAGGGGCTTCCACCGCCAGGCGCTTGAGCCAAGAGTCAACCTGCGCGCTGGTGAGCTGTGTGGCCAAAACCATAGCCACCTCCTGCTTTTCCTGAAGTTATGTTAGCACGCCCTTAGGACCGGCGGGTGGCTGCGCGTAGCGGTTGCAGAAACCTCTGGATTTCCCCAAAAAGCTCGGGGCGATCGCCGATTTCCGCGATGCGGTTGACGATGGCCGACCCCACCACCACCCCATCCGCCACCTTGGCCACCCGGTTGACCTGCTCCGGCTTGGCCACCCCAAACCCCACAGCCACACGTCTGCCGGTGAGCTTGCGCACCAGACGCACCTGGTCCTCCAGCTCCACCGGCAGCTGCGCTTGCGGGCCGGTGACGCCGGTGTGGGAGACGAAGTACACAAAGCTTTCGGCAAGCTTTTTAGCTTGCTTCACCCGCGCCCGGGTGGAGGTGGGGGCCAGCATGGGGATGAGCTCCACGCCCACCCGCCGCAAGGCCTGGTAATAAGGACCCGCTTCTTCTGCGGGGACATCGGTCAAAAGCACGCCATCAACACCCGCGGTAGCGGCGTCCACGGCAAAACGGGAAAGCCCGTACGCGAGGATGGGGTTGGCGTAGGAGAAAAGCACTATCGGCAGCGAAGAGGAAAAGCGGAGCTCCCGCACGGTTTGCAAAACCCCGGTGAGGGTGGTTCCGGCGGCCAGCGCCCTTTCCGCAGCGGCGCAGTTAATGGGGCCGTCGGCAATGGGGTCAGAAAAGGGAACGCCCAGCTCCACAATATCGGCCCCGCCCCGTTCCAGCGCCCGCAAGACGTCTAGGGTGCGGGCCGGGGAAGGGTCCCCGGCGGTGATGTACGCAATGAAAGCCGCGCGCTTTTCCTTGGCTGCCCGCCGAAAGGCAGCTTCCAGCCGGTTGCTCATAGCCGCACCCCCTCCAAACGCGCCACCTCCGTCACGTCCTTGTCCCCCCGGCCGGAGAGGTTCACCAAAATGGCCTCGGCGGGGGAGTAGCTGCGGGCTACCTTGGTGACGAAGGCCAAAGCGTGGGCGGTTTCCAGGGCCGGCATGATGCCCTCCAGCTCGGAAAGCAGGTGGAAAGCGGAAAGCGCCTCATCGTCGGAAACCTGCACGTACTCCACCCTCCTGGTGTCCTTCCAGAAGGCGTGCTCGGGACCCACCGCCGGGTAGTCCAGCCCCGCCGAAACCGAATGGGTTGGGGCGGTGTTGCCGGAGGCGTCCTGCAGCACGTAGGTGTAGGTGCCGTGCAGCACCCCCGGTGAGCCGCCGGCAAAGCGGGCGGCGTGGTGCCCCAAAAGCGGCCCTCTCCCCCCCGCTTCCACCCCCACCAGCTTCACCTTTTGGTACGGCAAAAAGGCGGAAAAGATGCCAGCCGCGTTGGAGCCGCCGCCCACGCACGCCACCACCAGGCTGGGCAGCGCGCCGTGGGCTTTGCGGATTTGCAGCCAAGCCTCGGCGCCAATGACCGATTGGAACTCCCGCACCATCATGGGGTAAGGATGGGGACCCAGGACCGAGCCCATGACGTAGTGGGTGGTGGCCACGTTGGTGACCCAATCCCGAAGCGCTTCGTTAATAGCGTCTTTAAGGGTCTTGGAGCCGGCATCCACCCCCACCACCTCCGCACCCAAAAGCTTCATGCGGTACACGTTCAGCGACTGCCGGCGCTCGTCTTCGGTACCCATGTAAATCCGGCAGGAAAGCCCCAAAAGCGCAGCGGCGGTGGCCACCGCCACGCCGTGCTGTCCGGCGCCGGTTTCCGCCACCACCCGCACCTTGCCCATGCGCCGGGCCAAGAGGCACTGGGCCAGGGCGTTGTTGATCTTGTGCGCGCCGGTGTGGCAGAGGTCCTCGCGTTTGAGGTAAATGCGGGCACCGCCCAGATGGGCGGAAAGGCGCGCGGCAAAGGTGAGGGGGGTGGGACGGCCGCAGTAGTCCCGGAGCAAGGCCTCCAGCTCCCGACGGAAGCCCTTGTCCCGGGTGGCCTCGCGAAAGGCCTGCTCCAGCTCCTGCAGGGGGGCCATGAGGGTTTCGGGCACAAACCGACCCCCGTAAGGCCCAAAGTAACCGCGTTCATCCGGTAACCGCTTCACGCACCCCTCCCTCACGAACAGCTCGAATAAAGGCCCGAACCTTCACCGGGTCCTTGCGGCCAGGGGACGATTCTACCCCAGAGGACACATCCACCCCCACCGGAGCGCAAACAGCTATGGCTTGCGCCACGTTGCCCGGGGAAAGCCCTCCGGCAATCCAAAAGCGCAGGGCAAGGGGCGGGCTGGCGAGTAGCTCCCAGGGAAAGGTGCGGCCGGAGCCGCCGCCAGCATCGAAGAGGATGCGCGCCACCGGGGCGTAAGTCCTCACCAGCTCCCAGTCCACAGAGGTTTCCACGGTGATGGCTTTGATTACGGCTTTTGGCCCTCCCAGCGCCTGGCAAAGCTCCGGTGGTTCCTGCCCGTGGAGCTGCACTAAGGCAAGCCCGGCCTTTTCCCGCACGGTTTCAATGAAATGCCGGGGTTGATCGCGGAAGACCCCAACCTTGGCGGGAAAAGGCACCGCTTCAATCCACAAACAGTCAGCCACCGAAAGCGTCCGCGGCGAGGAGGGGGCAAACACGAAGCCCAAGTAATCGGCGCCGGCCTCTGCGGCCATGATGGCATCGCCGGCATCGGTAAGGCCGCAGATCTTCACCGTCACCACCGGGCCTCCAAAAGCCCTTTCAGGGCGCGCTCCGGCTCTTCCTGCCGCAGGAGGTACTCGCCAATCAAAAAGCGCCGCACACCTTGGGCCACAAGCTGGGAAAACTGCCCGGGGTCTTTAACCCCCGACTCCAGCACCCCCACCACCCCAGAAGGCAAACCTCGCACCAGAGCTGCTGCCGCTTCTACCTGGACCGTGAACGTCGCCAGGTCTCGCGAGTTGACACCCAAAAGCGTAGCCCCGGCATCCAGCGCCCGCTGCACATCCTCCTCGTTGTGGGTTTCCACCAGCGGCTCCAAACCCAGCTCCCGGCAGCACGCCACCATTTCCGAAAGCAGCGAGCCGGGAAGTACCCGGGCAATGAGCAGCACGGCATCGGCCCCGCTGGCCAGGCCATGGGCCAGGTGTTCAGGGCGGGAAAAGAAGTCCTTCTGCAACACCGGCAAGCTGGTGGCTTGCTTGACCTCAGCCACCCACCGACTGTCCCCGCCAAAGTACCGGGGCTCGGTCACCACCGAAATGGCGGCCGCACCCCCCCGCTGGTACGCCCGGGCCAGCCCCGCGGGATCCATGGGCTCCCGCAGTACGCCGGCGGAGGGGGACTGTCTCTTCACCTCGGCAATGATCCTCACCCCCTCCTCGCTGAGGGCTTGCAGCAAGCTGCGGCGGGGAAACTCGGGATTCGAGGCTTTCGGTGGTTCAGCAAAGCGCGCCGTGCCGGAGGCCACCAAAAGCTCCAGCCAGTTCTTACCCATGGGAAAGCTCCCGCGCCTTGCTCAAAAGCTTTTGCCAAAAGCCCAAAGCGGTGCCGTGCTTTAGCGCCGAGCTGGCCAACTCGTAGCCCTCGGCTACCGTGGCCGCCCGGCCAGCCACCAC
Encoded here:
- a CDS encoding DUF1015 domain-containing protein translates to MSDVRPFRALRPRPELAAQVAAPPYDVVSSEEARKLAEGKPYSFLHINKPEIDLPPDVDLYDDRVYAQGASNLRKFMAEGVFFREQEPRFYVYQQKMGNHVQAGVVAAVSVAEYDAGLIKRHELTRKDKEDDRTRHVDELNANDEPVFLTYRQLAAIDALVDQVRAGAPLYDFVAEDGIGHTVWVVPSELAANLQQAFQQVPALYVADGHHRTAAAARVGRERKAKNPQHRGDEPYNYFMAVLFPHNQLQILDYNRVVKDLGGLSPEAFLSKVAEKFRVEKASSGRPEKRHQFGMYLQGQWYRLEAVPGSFREDDPIGSLDVSILQENLLAPVLGITDPRTDKRIDFIGGIRGLSALEQRVAEGWAVAFALYPTSLEQVMAVADAGLIMPPKSTWFEPKLRSGLLVRTLDTW
- a CDS encoding hydroxyacid dehydrogenase, whose protein sequence is MLILICDAFDPSLPDKLRRFGEVTEDPNRLPEAEVALVRSKTKCTAEWMAQARKLKLIIRGGVGMDNIDLEAAKARGIKAVNTPKASAVAVAELTMALMLALPNRLVEAHNSMKEGKFLKKEIKRTELLGKTLGLVGIGNIGHEVAVRARAFGMRVLAYDPYVKQSQSAILVASLKELLPQADYVSLHVPLTEETKGLINKQTLSLMKDGAYLINTGRGKCVVEEDVAEALRSGKLAGYATDVYSSEPPEPGNPLLSAPNTLLTPHIGASSKENLLRIGDEVVKILEEYTGKRA
- the serC gene encoding 3-phosphoserine/phosphohydroxythreonine transaminase; the protein is MNRAHNFNPGPAALPLEVLQKVQSELLDFAGTGMSILEVSHRSKDYEAVHNAAQSLMRELLGIPENYHILFLGGGASLQFSMVPMNLLGPGVSADYVITGAWSQKAFKEAKLVGNPRVAATTEEDGKFTRIPKQEELQLDPQARYVHITSNNTIFGTQWHTFPNTGNVPIVADMSSDFLWRPFDIKPFGLIYGGAQKNLGPAGVTVVIIRDDLLALCREDIPIILRFKTHAKDNSLYNTPPVFAIYIVKLVLEWIKEKGGLAWMEQENRAKAARIYGVIDSYPEFYRAPVAKDSRSFMNAVFRLPSEELENKFLEGAKAHRFVGLKGHRSVGGIRVSMYNYVPKSSVEELARYMEEFARAHA
- a CDS encoding PaaI family thioesterase; the encoded protein is MEQALQDKFAPETRCFGCGPSNPKGLHIKSFPEGDGLVCRFTPEEHHEGFPGFLNGGIIGTLFDCHMNWTAAYFLMKRDNLPSPAPTVTAEFSVQLLKPTPSRQELLIRARVVEAQGRRVKVEGELVASGEVTARASGTFVAVKQGHPAWGRW
- a CDS encoding glycosyltransferase family 2 protein — translated: MPEMANGGVELSVVIPTAGRAAKLASTLQALGEMAEGTPSFEVVVVLDGEDPATREALKRPWSFPLVVVAQPRLGAAAARNLGCRVAHAPTVLFVNDDTRPHPACLRAHWEAHVKFGPAGALGFTVWDPEAPVTPYMRWLAPAGHQFNFSRLKPYEVIPWDACWTTNLSVPRSWVLDEPLDEGFPGAAAEDSEWGYRLWRRGWKILYLPDAVCFHDHPYTGPKDFRSRARMAGAGARLVVRRHPELVWIFMVKPLLACAARALTLLLPAKSYRQKLWDFDFRWNYLVGMVRGRKTA
- a CDS encoding alpha/beta fold hydrolase; this encodes MDLDVAPGVRLRVVVEGQGEPVVLLHGHSLDLTVFDDLVPALVDAGFRVVRYDQRGHGRSSSPPGGYRWGDHAADLRVVLEKLDAVPAHVVGLSKGGGIALEAALRFSSLVRSLVLVGPLVPDYPLPGEFWAFFKRLAQAIREKGVKHAAQELWLSHPLLRSAWENPKSREKLETIVFNFPAGEYLATEKDAPDRDWKLTERLQDISCPVLVIRGEHDIPEFHQMAEFVANKLPQAHLETVPQSGHLVPLEQPDRLTALLLRFFESVRIRHSSL